The sequence GCCCTTGCCGGCTGTCTTGTTTTTGCTGCCCTTCGGTCGTCCTCTGGGCCTCTTTGGAGTAGGGGACCCACTGGGTTCCTGACAAGACAGTCATGGTAAAGTTAGCATAGCACAGACatgtaaaagcattttttagtttttataaaccaaacactTGAATCTATTCAAGTCACAATATTTTATGTTGAAGGATGGGTATGAATACACTTGTCTATGACACAAAGTTCACTTTTCAAGGTCAGTGCAAGTGACACGTACTTAAAGGCTGACAGTTGGTCAGAGCTGCAGGTTGTCATGATCTGACATGGAAAACTATTGTCTAACAACAGAAATGTCAATAAGACAAACCCAAACATTAGttcacagccacacacacacacaaacacacacacacaacactgagaCTAAAACATGTAATTTATCAGCACATATGAAAAATTAGAGCATTAGGGGTTACCCTATAGGGGATTACCATCACCTCCACAGTGCAGAGGCAGTGCAAGATAAGGTATCTTATTCATGTGATAATTTGTGGTTGTAAGCTATGTCATGGCTGACGCATCTCCCGTTGCACTTCTAGCTTGTTTACAACCGCAGCTCATAGCAACCGAGCAATTCAATACTGAAACACACCACGCTGAGTGACAGCTATATGAGCCATTCTGTGCTGCCACTCTGCTGTGTCATCCATTACACGACCAGCAGAGGTGGGTCTTGAGGGGGGtagggggtgggtgggtgggtggtgggGGGTTAAAACCGGTTTAGGGGTGTTGGATTACAGGTTGCTTACAAACCGGTGAGACACACAGGAAGTTTGTTGTGGATGTCTACGCTTACACTGAGTAGGGGTGAGCGAATGGTCACAAGGGCTCGTTGCAGCCATATCTTGATTCTTAATTTCACTGAGGGCTCAGTGGGATAACAGGAGCTTATGACATGGATATGCATGTTACCTGCAAGCATATCTACCTGAGCCACCTCAGACTCAACTGGAACAGATGTGAGCTTAGGGCTTGTTAATCTTGTTTTACACTTCAAAGTCCTCCCTACACACATGGGCCTATTGTGTCCTCATGCATGCAAACCTGATATAATGGCAAACTCTATATAGTGGTACTACTTACGTCAGAGGTTTTTACTTGGGGCTGCTTGCGGGGTCTTCCACGCCCCCTCTTCTCTGTAGCCTCCTTCTCTTTCGGCGAGACTGTCCCCTTGTCGCTCATGTTTGCTTAGCTTTTCAGACCTGGGAAATAAATCACACCGGTCAGACTGGCTGCAAGACGAGGCGTCGAGTTCACGCGCACGCAGCACAGTAAAACGCTCGCGCCATTAAACTCACTGACCGCAACAACAGAGCAAAAATGACCGGGATAACCGCACACCGGTAACGCGTCTAATAACTCAATTAATCCGCGCTTATTTCCAGGTCTATTTCTGTCTCATCTGCGCTCCATTACACAGCCGACGGCGCCACACAAACAAGGGATTGACATCAAACCGGCTTGCATGATATTGCCGAGACTCAGCAGGCGGTGAGAGGCCGCACAAATCTGCAAAAGACTACTAAACCCGACGCTCCCTTCACGTACCGACCATGTTTAGAGGCCCGTTTTGCTTGTTAGTTGTTGTGGCCAGTGGTCGGGCCTGCGCATGAAACTATCTCAGcatgtctgcacacacaccgGGGTCGTGGAGAGATATCCACCGACACACACAATGGCTGGTGTGTGCTCGGTGGGAGTTGCAGGCTAAAACCGTGCCTGCATGGACGCAGGCacggtttaaaaaaaaaaaaaaaaaagaagaaaagagaaaaaaaagcacagaaaatgCAAGCTTCATTTTCTGCGGCGGCTAAAGCCCGGCCAACAAAAGACGGCTTCACATTTTAAAGCATGCAGCCTCCTCTCGCCGGAGCTCCGgctctgtttaaaaaaaaaatacattgaaacaAAATGCTTCTGGCTCGTCGAGCATGCAAAGTTTCACTCGCCCGCCGTCGCTTTGCTTGCACTCACCTTTATCACTCGGTTATAACCTCTACTCTAAATTTAAGACGAAATGTTTCCTTTAAGCCTGGCTGGTTGTACCCGGTTAAAAAGCCTTGCACCGATCTATAGGCTACAGCTTTTATTCGTCAGACAACACACAGCCCGCCCCTTTAAAATCCCAGCTCATGCACcgttaaaaaaacagttatgaATTAGAAAGGAAGAGGACcgatttttaaaaagcagataTATACTTAAAATTTCTTACCAGCAGGTTGAGAGGTTTATTCCAACGGCGTCCTATAAATAGCATGTGCGTCTCCTGCAGATAAAGGAAAAAAGGCGCCAGCCAGGAGGAGTTTTGGGGCAATTTAAAGAGCCGCCCTCATGGGAGCTGAAACACTGGAGGGCGGAGATATGATAAATGGGCCACCAACAGTACCAGAGAGCccaacctcccccccccccccccacaccaccaccatcctGGATCCCCCCCCACCCGCCCCACCATCTACCgcccccaccacccccaccagGTTTGATCACaaatcaaaacactgaaaatgcaaTGTGTAAAAGTTACAAATACACTTTCACcaataggaaaaaaaacagtattgtaACTGAGTTTCTATACATTTGCCCCCCAGCACATACCACAGTCTCCACAGTGATGGTGGGTGAACTATGACCTCCCCCAATATAAACACAAGCCAGGTTTCAGCTCACAAAAGGTATTTCTGGTTCTGTTTGTCCTCCTCTAAGGTATTTTATACTACAGTGGTGGAAGGGAAGTATTCTGAATCTTTACTGAAGCAAGAGTAGTAATACTGCACTGTAAAAGTAAAGTGTTACAAGCCCCACATAGATAAAAGTATGTGACAAAATCAGCTGAAAATGCCCCTGTAATGTGTTAAactattatatattacattataggATTATTATCACTGTGTAAGTAGGATGTGTAGGCAGGATTTTACCAGTGGAGTAAGTAACTTAGTATTGTACATAGTTATGCACAATTTTGAATTAggtatttgaattatttaatttgatgctactttatagttctactctactacatttcagattgaaatattttactttttacatttaattgatGGTTACcagtcacttttaaaaaaaataaaaagttgtaCATTCAAAAATACAATTAGCTTGTATAATTAGCATGCTAAATATGATGACTGTTATAAATGTATTCTTAAACATCCCAATAGTTTATGAAATAGTTCGAATTGCCTCCATCTCGACCAGCTACCACAAAATACTGTTTACATTAGTAATAATATACACACTACGCTCTGGAAGGGGCCAGCTTAGAGAATACTTTTAGgaactttaagtacattttgctgcccAGACTTCTCTACCTTTCCTCATATCAACTCGGTTTTACTTGTAACTGAGTATATTTTTACCGCAGTAGTGCTGCTACTTTAAAGCATCTGGATACTTCCTGCGCCAATGGATTTTACTGTTGTTATTGGCTGAGATTTTAATCTACGTCATGTATTGTTgtgtagtttaatctataacaatgaTAAGCTGATCATATCTGTTGTATGAAACATCTTAATAGTAACTAGCTGTAAGATAAATGTAGCGGTGTAAAAAGCGCGATATTTCTTTGTAATTTACTGAAACGTAGTAAATTACAAAGTATAAAGTAGCGTGAAATTAAAATACTACTAAGTAAAGTATAAATatctcaaaactgtacttgGGTACAGTTACATTCCTCCACTGATCTTTTCTATGAACATTTGCAATTGTTTCACAGTGTTTAGTGCGATTTTTAAGTATGTGGTGAATTTATTTAAATCCATGCCAAGCTAGAAGGGAAGGTAAACACCAGTCTGTAAATAAAACTGTGGGGGTGTTGGAAAGACTGCTACAAAGTCTCACTGAAATAGAGGTGCTGCACTGGTATTTTACTTAgactattttaaaatatacttaattaTACTTAGTAAATATTTGAAGTATCAGCCATTTTTGGGTTACTGGCATCTTATCTTGGTAAACTGATTcaacaaaaatgtgtgaatgtgtttcctCTCAGGACTAATTTTATTAAGTGTTCCCAAAGTCTGAACCaggtaaaacatattttacagaaTACCTGCTGCTGCAACTTTCTGCAGATAATCTCTCTGTGAAGTCAAATCATTACTTCCAAAACTGTGTGCTCTTCTCCTCTGAACGCTGATAGTTTACAGTTTTGTAGAATCTCGATGTGTTAGTCTCATTTTCTTTAGATTGgttctctttatttttatgatttaagacacatattgtgttgttttaagcTGCTCTGTTGATTGTATTTAGTATGAAAGCTTTCATCTGACTATGATGATGTTATTTCACTCTTGATGCTGCCTATCTTTGCCAGGACAATATTGACAAAAAGGATTTTCAATTTTGAGGCTTTTTTTAGTTAAGAaaagattaaatttaaaaagaaaaaaaacaaccctccTCAACTTAGGACAGAACATTTTGGATGTAATTTTGAGGATTCTCAAAGGCTGAGAGGACAGGACAGAGTTCACATAGTTTTAGTTttggagggaaaagaaaaaaattacacaaaattaagTGGACAAAATCAAACCCAAATTATTCTTCTGTTCTTTGCTAATTGTTCACTTCAAATGGCTGTGCAGTTGTTTAATTTCTGGTGCCTCTGCAGAGCAGGCAATAGCTGTAATTGCTGTGATTGCAGCTGTTGTGGTACAcattatttcagtaaaagttcAAAGTTCACTCATTTGCCTAATAGAAACAACATATGTCAGTATAAAGTTATTTCCACCCTTGAGTACAAGTAGGTTTACGTGCCTCTACACCATAGGACATAATGTATTCCTGATTATGTCTCTGGCTCAGTTAATAAGTAATAAAGCTACCTTGCCTACTACTGCTGCCTCTTACGTTCACACAGGTATAGGTGGACCCTTCCATCAGGTGTCGGTGCGATCATTTTGCATTTGAAATAGATAAACATCTGATGCTTATCGCATGGGTGTGGTGGAAATAGAGGAGACGAGACAAGATGGTATAGAAACACTCCTAAATGTGCTCTAATCATACCACCTACTGGTGCTTTCACACAAAGGTTTCTGATGTAAATGAACTGCCCATCTGGAGTTGATGGGTCTTCTACGCAATTGAAAACAGATACTGAGAAATGTAGAGTGACCTAAAAGTAGTTGAAACAGAACATTTGCTGTCGCCTGCATGTATTTtacctctctgtcttctttgtCGGGGCAAATAACTTTACCATAAATGCACATATTAACACAAATAAGCACATCAGATTAGTTTGTTGCTCCAAAACTTTTGTCATCTGGAGATAGCAGATAGATATCAATATACTGTACGTACATGATGAGGAGAGTGGGAGTTTGGTGAAAAGGGGATTGGATAGGGCATGAATGGAGAGAGCGCTTTTCTCAATGAGTCCAATGTTCTGCTCAGCATGTGCTTGCCTTGCATGCCACCCCCTTCCTTCCCCATTTCTCACTCTATTCACTTCCTTCCTCTCTATCTTCCACAACTACTTCAGCCCCATCCCCCACACCCTCACACATCTCTGCCATACCCAGCCTCTCAGAATCTGGATGGAGACAGGGAAATAggtccactgtgtgtgtgtgtatgtgtgtgtgtgtgtgtgtgtgtgcatatgtgtgtgtgtgtgtttctgtgaggaATGTTGTCCTTCTCAGCCACTGGCACCACCTGGAGACCGATGAGGGGACTGGACAGTGTAACTGATCAGTGATGATGCAAAACAAATATTAGCATTTTACATGTAGATGTGCAGCAAAAAATTTGGCtccaaaattacaaaatcagAAGCCGATAATGGAGGAGAATCATTTATCAAGAGGATGGTCTTTCAATATATGGGCGTGATTTTGTAAAATCATGTTAAAATATTCTAATGCTCTTCCAGAGCTGTTCTCATCGTTTGACATATTTCATTCGCTTAATTTTGATGATTCTCAACAAGCAGAAAATTGcagtaaaaaatgaatattatcATTGTACAGCAATTTCAACCCAAAATGCTTTTGTCCAAGTCACTTTTAAGGACAGAATAATTTTACAAGACAGAATTGAGCGTCCTTGAACAAAAAATaaacgtcttttttttttaaagaaaagcgTAATCAGGTGCAAATCCTGGTGAAATGCagtcaacatttttatgaaattcCACTCTCAATCAATACTTTCAACTGTTTTTCACTCAGTGCGGTCACTTCATTTGgctcattacatttattttaaaaagatttatcAGGGTCAGCTGATGACTTCTATTTAACTTATATTTACTTATATTAGATGATGAATTTGGCTTGATTTGGTGGTAAacccatgatttttttttctgcaccgGAATAACCACGTCTTAACCTGTgccacgaaaaaaaaaaaaaaaaaaacgtgaaacAAACCGGTGAGTCAGTTTGAATTGAAATGCTAATCAAATCTTACAAGAGACAAACCCTTCCACATCAGACGCCCTCTTCAGAGCCGTCTCCTGGCTCGTGAACTCTGCAGCAGCTCAGGGCAGACAGAATCCTATTAACCatcgggggggtgggggtgtgggggtgagggggggtggggggggggtctggTCTTGGCCCACTTTGGCATGCTCACCCCTCCCCCCACCTATGTCCTCCTGCCCTTTTCCCCTCTTCCTATATGCTCATCCGTCTTCCCCTCCAGCGCGCTCTCTCGCTCATTCTAGCGATCCATTTTTAGGCGCTGTGTAAACCGCAAGAGTACTGCAGCCAAACCAACTAACAGATG is a genomic window of Thunnus maccoyii chromosome 4, fThuMac1.1, whole genome shotgun sequence containing:
- the hmga1a gene encoding high mobility group AT-hook 1a, which encodes MSDKGTVSPKEKEATEKRGRGRPRKQPQVKTSDEPSGSPTPKRPRGRPKGSKNKTAGKGKAKAAPSAGGKRRGRPKKEEKEEKASQESSEEEEEEEEEDQ